The following proteins come from a genomic window of Candidatus Methylomirabilota bacterium:
- a CDS encoding type II toxin-antitoxin system VapC family toxin produces MKFWDASALIPLYFEGPQTKAIRAIAKADGDIVAWWGSPIECFSAFARLRREGFLTPQGEDQIRHLLVLLSDAWTEIEPSAEVRVIAARLLLAHPLRAADSLQLAAGLVWAGTTPRGHHFVCLDHRLRDAARTEGFALLPA; encoded by the coding sequence GTGAAATTCTGGGACGCTTCGGCCCTTATTCCCCTGTACTTTGAAGGTCCGCAGACCAAGGCCATCCGTGCCATCGCGAAAGCCGACGGGGATATCGTCGCCTGGTGGGGAAGCCCCATTGAATGCTTTTCAGCGTTTGCACGGCTGCGGCGGGAGGGGTTCTTGACGCCTCAGGGGGAGGATCAGATTCGTCACCTGCTGGTCCTGCTGTCAGATGCATGGACAGAGATTGAGCCGAGCGCCGAAGTACGGGTCATTGCCGCACGGCTTCTCCTCGCGCATCCTTTACGCGCGGCTGATTCCCTTCAATTGGCTGCCGGTCTTGTATGGGCCGGCACAACACCCAGGGGTCACCACTTTGTCTGTCTCGATCACAGGTTGAGGGACGCAGCCAGAACTGAAGGGTTTGCGCTGCTTCCTGCATGA
- a CDS encoding sigma-54-dependent Fis family transcriptional regulator, which yields MPQAGERSGVTRVLVVDDERLIRLLMEKELPRAGYIVTCAGSGEEAMEQLRTREFDVVLLDLKMPGIGGMEALRRIRESGTSAEVVILTGHPDVDSAINAMKLGAYDYLTKPFKLSELEEVLRRAAERKRLRTENTALRRMIAQREPAPVMIGHSPAMASLSATVRRIAPSEASVLIQGESGTGKSLVAKAIHMASPRAGGPFLIINCSGFQDPLLESELFGHEKGAFTGATSVKMGLFEVAGGGTLLLDEVGEMSPAMQAKLLQVLDTKELRRVGGTRVHRVDVRIIAATNKDLAQEVRTGRFREDLYYRLNVVSLTLPSLRERKEDIPLLIEHFLTQFQVTGQKAKTISREAMQSLADYPWPGNVRELANTIERLQILSSGDIIGLEDLSPNIRFPSGSAAGPASLAEMERLHLIRVLDHTGGKKMQAARLLGIDLKTLNSKIKRYNISL from the coding sequence ATGCCTCAAGCGGGTGAACGAAGCGGTGTGACCCGCGTGCTTGTTGTCGATGACGAGCGACTCATCCGGCTGCTTATGGAAAAGGAGCTGCCACGGGCGGGGTATATAGTCACCTGCGCCGGAAGCGGCGAAGAGGCCATGGAGCAGTTGCGCACGCGAGAGTTCGATGTCGTCCTCCTCGACCTCAAGATGCCCGGAATCGGTGGGATGGAGGCGCTCCGCCGGATTCGGGAATCCGGGACTTCGGCGGAGGTCGTCATCCTGACCGGTCACCCCGATGTGGACAGCGCCATCAACGCGATGAAGCTGGGTGCCTACGACTACCTGACCAAGCCCTTCAAGCTCTCCGAATTGGAGGAGGTGCTGCGGCGAGCCGCGGAGCGAAAGCGCCTGCGCACGGAGAATACGGCCCTGCGCCGTATGATCGCCCAGCGCGAACCCGCGCCTGTTATGATCGGTCACAGTCCTGCCATGGCCTCCCTGTCGGCGACCGTGCGACGGATTGCGCCGAGTGAGGCGAGCGTCCTCATACAGGGAGAGAGCGGGACCGGCAAGAGCCTGGTGGCCAAGGCCATTCATATGGCGAGCCCTCGAGCCGGCGGGCCATTCCTGATCATCAACTGCAGCGGCTTTCAGGATCCGCTCCTGGAGAGCGAGCTGTTCGGGCATGAGAAAGGGGCATTCACCGGCGCCACCAGCGTCAAAATGGGTCTCTTCGAGGTGGCAGGAGGTGGGACCCTCCTGCTGGATGAGGTGGGGGAGATGAGCCCGGCCATGCAAGCCAAGCTCCTTCAAGTACTCGACACTAAGGAGCTGCGACGGGTTGGAGGCACCCGCGTGCACCGGGTAGATGTGCGCATCATCGCCGCCACCAACAAGGACCTGGCCCAGGAGGTACGAACAGGCCGGTTCCGCGAGGATCTCTATTATCGACTGAACGTGGTCAGCTTGACGCTGCCGTCCTTGCGTGAGCGGAAGGAGGACATCCCGCTCCTCATTGAGCATTTTTTGACGCAATTCCAGGTAACCGGTCAAAAGGCCAAGACCATCTCCCGGGAGGCGATGCAATCGCTGGCGGACTACCCGTGGCCGGGCAATGTGCGAGAGCTTGCGAATACGATCGAGCGCCTTCAGATTCTCTCCTCCGGCGACATCATCGGCCTTGAGGATCTGTCGCCCAACATCCGGTTTCCGAGCGGATCGGCGGCCGGCCCCGCCTCGCTGGCGGAAATGGAGCGGCTGCACCTCATCCGGGTGCTCGATCATACGGGGGGCAAAAAGATGCAGGCCGCGCGACTGCTCGGCATCGACCTCAAAACCTTGAATAGCAAAATTAAGCGGTACAACATCTCCCTGTGA
- a CDS encoding type II toxin-antitoxin system prevent-host-death family antitoxin, which translates to MKAVAVSELKASLSRFLAAVKEGEEVIVTDRGKPVAKLVPVTRDKTDRPPHLLALERAGMVKIGTGGLPHGFWDLPRPKDPKNRALEALLQERAESR; encoded by the coding sequence ATGAAGGCCGTTGCTGTGTCTGAATTGAAAGCCTCGCTGAGCAGATTTCTCGCCGCAGTCAAGGAAGGCGAGGAGGTCATCGTAACTGATAGGGGGAAGCCGGTCGCCAAGCTGGTCCCTGTCACACGGGACAAAACAGATCGGCCGCCCCATCTCCTGGCACTTGAGCGCGCGGGAATGGTCAAAATCGGAACAGGTGGACTACCCCATGGATTTTGGGACCTTCCACGACCGAAAGACCCCAAGAATCGTGCCCTGGAGGCACTCTTGCAAGAACGAGCGGAATCCCGGTGA
- a CDS encoding GAF domain-containing protein, with translation MRHFSAKGELLRREWVRRMTAQGLLEGLTPDEIEIESGTLSAIVLECVETGKYDSALAYAHLKAKQGVLGGQTPEQIIDCLALLHDVYRQSLFRRYRGEADRLAKLLDLYAPVAHRLQTLITLTFVEERERMSKREMNQLRMLVRAGMILSAKLSLEEVLQRIVNMACKLMSAKYAALGVLGGKGGLSRFITAGIDESTRQAIGSPPVGKGVLGVLVREGKPLRLKNLTADPRAHGFPPHHPAMHSFLGVPVASKGKVRGNLYVTQKQGAAEFSEEDETLAITLATQAAIALENASLYEELRRSYDELKQSQQLLVRQEKLASLGRLAAGLAHELNNPLASVAGFAEALQRRVEAEEISSPSALAEWGQYVTMIQDETARAAAIVRRLLDFARQREPTFSLVDVYDVALHAVSFVERQASLENQRIVVVPFPDGSVVQADAQMLQQVFLNLLTNALDAIESGGEIRIDAHHRRDVVGPACEHAWLDVFVSDTGSGISPENLSRIFDPFFTTKEVGKGTGLGLAISQSIVEQHKGSIEVRSRGVGKGTVVIVSLPLADRSEMDGKRPDRRRTGGEDASSG, from the coding sequence GTGAGACACTTTTCAGCAAAGGGCGAACTGCTTCGGCGAGAGTGGGTTCGCCGGATGACGGCACAGGGCCTGCTGGAGGGTCTTACCCCAGACGAGATCGAGATCGAGTCCGGCACGCTCTCTGCCATCGTTCTGGAGTGCGTGGAGACCGGAAAGTATGATTCAGCCTTGGCCTATGCCCATCTCAAGGCGAAGCAGGGGGTGCTTGGAGGGCAGACTCCGGAACAGATCATCGATTGCCTGGCGTTGCTGCATGATGTGTACAGGCAATCTCTCTTCAGAAGGTATCGGGGTGAGGCGGACCGGCTGGCCAAGCTCCTCGATCTCTACGCCCCCGTAGCGCACCGCCTCCAGACCCTGATCACACTCACGTTCGTAGAGGAACGGGAGCGGATGAGCAAACGAGAAATGAACCAGCTTCGGATGCTGGTGAGGGCGGGGATGATCCTCAGTGCGAAGCTCTCGCTTGAAGAGGTGTTGCAGCGTATCGTCAACATGGCCTGTAAGTTGATGAGCGCCAAATACGCCGCTCTCGGCGTCCTGGGTGGGAAGGGCGGCCTCAGCCGGTTCATCACGGCGGGTATTGACGAAAGTACCAGGCAGGCCATCGGCTCTCCGCCGGTCGGAAAGGGGGTCCTGGGCGTCCTGGTACGTGAGGGAAAGCCCCTTCGTTTGAAGAACCTGACAGCCGACCCGCGCGCGCACGGGTTCCCGCCTCATCATCCCGCGATGCACTCCTTCCTGGGCGTACCCGTCGCGTCAAAAGGAAAGGTCCGTGGGAATCTCTATGTGACGCAGAAGCAGGGCGCCGCCGAGTTCAGTGAAGAGGATGAGACCCTGGCCATTACGTTAGCCACTCAGGCCGCCATTGCCCTCGAGAACGCCAGCCTGTATGAGGAACTGCGCCGCTCGTACGACGAGTTGAAACAATCGCAGCAGTTGCTGGTACGGCAGGAGAAGCTCGCCTCGCTTGGTCGATTGGCAGCCGGCCTGGCCCATGAACTGAATAATCCCCTCGCTTCTGTAGCCGGCTTCGCCGAGGCCCTCCAGCGACGGGTTGAGGCCGAAGAGATCAGCAGTCCTTCCGCTCTTGCGGAGTGGGGACAGTATGTCACGATGATCCAAGACGAAACGGCCCGCGCAGCGGCCATTGTCCGCCGCCTGCTCGATTTCGCGCGACAGCGCGAGCCTACCTTCAGCCTGGTGGATGTATATGACGTGGCGTTACACGCGGTCTCGTTTGTAGAGCGGCAAGCCAGTCTCGAAAATCAGCGGATTGTCGTCGTCCCATTTCCGGATGGAAGTGTAGTTCAAGCCGATGCGCAGATGCTTCAACAGGTCTTCCTCAACCTTTTAACCAATGCGCTCGATGCCATCGAGAGCGGTGGGGAGATCCGCATCGACGCCCATCACCGTCGTGATGTCGTCGGGCCGGCTTGTGAACACGCATGGCTCGATGTGTTCGTATCCGATACGGGTAGCGGGATCTCGCCAGAGAACCTTTCAAGGATCTTTGACCCTTTCTTTACCACCAAGGAGGTGGGCAAAGGGACGGGCCTTGGCCTTGCCATTAGCCAGAGCATCGTCGAGCAGCATAAAGGCAGCATCGAGGTGCGAAGTAGGGGAGTTGGAAAGGGCACGGTGGTCATCGTCAGTCTGCCGCTGGCCGACCGCAGTGAGATGGATGGGAAGCGGCCAGATCGCCGCAGGACGGGGGGTGAAGATGCCTCAAGCGGGTGA